In one window of Pristiophorus japonicus isolate sPriJap1 chromosome 9, sPriJap1.hap1, whole genome shotgun sequence DNA:
- the LOC139273407 gene encoding zinc finger protein 436-like: MCGKGFTHSSNLTVHQRVHTGERPFTCSMCGKGFTCSSHLTDHQRDHARERPFVCSVCGKGFMKSSHHLRHLRTHTVERPFTCSVCGKRFTNSPHLLAHQRVHTVERPFTCSECGKGFTQSSHFTAHQLVHTNKRPFKCSVCEKSFKSRNDLMVHQRIHTGERPFTCSMCGKGFTSSSNLLTHQRTHTGERPFTCSVCGKGFSVAASLTAHQVVHTNERPFKCSDCEKRFKSRNDLMRHKRTHTGERPFTCSMCGKGFTRSSHLLRHQRVHK; this comes from the coding sequence atgtgtgggaaaggATTTACTCACTCATCCAATCTCACtgtacaccagcgggttcacactggggagaggccgttcacctgctccatgtgtgggaagggattcacttgttcatctcacCTCACTGATCACCAGCGAGATCACGCCAGAGAGAGACCGTtcgtctgctctgtgtgtgggaaaggattcatgaaATCATCTCACCACCTGAGACACCTGCGCACTCACACTgtcgagaggccattcacctgctccgtgtgtgggaagagattcactaatTCACCCCACCTTCtggctcaccagcgagttcacactgtcgagaggccgtttacctgctctgagtgtgggaagggattcactcagtcatcccacttcactgcacaccaacttgttcacaccaataagagaccgtttaaatgttctgtctgtgagaagagctttaaaagcagaaatgatctgatggtacaccaacgcattcacactggggagaggccgttcacctgctccatgtgtgggaagggatttactagttcatccaacctgctgacccaccaacgcactcacactggggagaggccattcacctgctctgtgtgtgggaagggattctctgtgGCAGCCAGCCTCACTGCACACCAAGTTGTTCACACCAAtgagagaccgtttaaatgttctgactgtgagaagagatttaaaagcagaaatgatctgatgagacacaaacgcactcacactggagagaggccattcacctgctccatgtgtgggaagggattcactcgatcgtcccacctgctgagacaccagcgagttcacaagtga
- the LOC139273406 gene encoding zinc finger protein 16-like — MEKPWECGDCGKRFISPSDLEIHRRSHTGERPFTCSDCGKGFTCSSNLLTHQRFHTGERPFICSECGKGFTVSSRLLTHQRVHTGERPFICSVCGKGFTISSILLIHQRVHTEEKSFTCSVCGERFAWSSHLLVHQRVHAAERPFICSLCGKGFTQSSHLLTHQRIHTGERPFTCTECGKGFTQSSHLLRHQRIHAGERPFTCTECGKGFTQSSHLLTHQHIHIGERPFTCTECGKGFTQSSNLLTHQRIHTGERPFTCSVCGKRFTRSFHLLRHQRVHK; from the coding sequence atggagaaaccatgggaatgtggggactgtgggaagagattcatttccccgtctgatctggaaattcatcgacgcagtcacaccggggagaggccgttcacctgctctgattgtgggaagggattcacttgttcatccaaccttctaactcaccagcgatttcacactggagagagaccgttcatctgctctgaatgtgggaaaggattcactgtgtcatcccgcctgctgacacaccaacgagttcacactggggagagaccgttcatctgctctgtatgtgggaagggattcactatctcatccatcctgctgatacaccagcgagttcacactgaggagaagtcgttcacctgctccgtttgtGGGGAGCGATTCGcttggtcatcccacctgctggtgcatcagcgagttcacgctgcggagaggccgttcatctgctcactgtgtggaaagggattcactcagtcatcccacctgctgacacaccagcgcattcacactggggagagaccattcacttgcactgagtgtgggaagggattcactcagtcatcccacctgctgagacaccagcgcattcacgctggggagaggccattcacctgcactgagtgtgggaagggattcactcagtcatcccacctgctgacgcaCCAGCacattcacattggggagagaccattcacctgcactgagtgtgggaagggattcactcagtcatccaacctactgacacaccagcgcattcacactggggagagaccgttcacctgctctgtgtgtgggaagcgattcactcgatcattccacctgctgagacaccagcgagttcacaagtga